The following proteins are co-located in the Festucalex cinctus isolate MCC-2025b chromosome 15, RoL_Fcin_1.0, whole genome shotgun sequence genome:
- the pus1 gene encoding pseudouridylate synthase 1 homolog, translating into MFKIRLLSGLVTSRRVVAANGGLFKFLSNMADTSQNEQAANLLKRSNEENEVFQATKRAKSEGDNTEEERRYPKKKVILLMAYCGKGYYGMQRNPGNTQFRTIEDDLVAALIKSGCIPENHGDEMKKMSFQRCARTDKGVSAAGQVVSLKLRLIEDIVEKINEHLPPQIRILGLKRVTQGFNSKNNCDARTYSYLLPTVAFSHKGSDASDTASFRLDPETLQRVNLLFARYKGTHNFHNFTSQKTPKDPSARRYITEMSCGEPFILSDNEFAVIKVRGQSFMMHQIRKMIGLVIAVIKGYAEENVMDRSWEQEKVDVPKAPGLGLVLERVHFDRYNKRFGGDGLHERLEWDGEEEAIKAFKEAHIYPTIVETECQEGSMCSWMATLPIHDFHGTANGMQKKEDADSAKDSD; encoded by the exons ATGTTTAAAATCAGACTGCTGAGCGGCTTGGTTACCAGTAGAAGGGTAGTGGCAGCAAACG GTGGTCTTTTTAAATTCCTTTCCAATATGGCTGACACATCACAAAATGAACAGGCTGCCAATCTCTTGAAACGATCCAACGAGGAAAATGAGGTTTTTCAAGCCACAAAAAGAGCCAAATCTGAGGGAGACAACACTGAAGAGGAAAGGAGATATCCCAAGAAAAAAGTGATCCTTCTTATGGCATACTGTGGCAAGGGGTACTATGGAATGCAG CGAAATCCGGGGAACACTCAATTCAGGACCATCGAAGATGATCTCGTTGCAGCTCTTATCAAATCAGGCTGCATTCCTGAAAACCATGGTGATGAAATGAAGAAGATGTCTTTCCAAAGATGTGCCAGGACTGATAAG GGTGTGTCAGCGGCAGGCCAGGTGGTGTCTCTCAAGCTACGATTGATTGAAGATATTGTTGAAAAAATCAACGAGCACCTACCACCTCAAATCAGAATCCTTG gtcTGAAACGAGTGACCCAAGGcttcaattcaaaaaacaaCTGTGACGCTCGCACATATTCTTACCTGCTTCCAACAGTGGCCTTTTCTCATAAAGGCTCGGACGCGAGTGACACGGCATCCTTCCGCCTCGATCCGGAAACTCTTCAGAGGGTCAACCTTCTGTTTGCGCGATACAAAGGAACTCACAACTTCCACAACTTCACGTCTCAGAAGACTCCCAAGGACCCCAGTGCCCGTCGCTACATCACAGAGATGTCCTGCGGAGAGCCTTTCATCCTGAGCGATAACGAATTTGCCGTCATCAAAGTGAGAGGCCAAAGCTTTATGATGCACCAAATCCGGAAGATGATCGGCCTCGTGATCGCAGTTATAAAGGGATACGCCGAGGAGAATGTCATGGACCGAAGTTGGGAACAAGAAAAAGTGGATGTGCCCAAAGCTCCGGGACTCGGTTTGGTCCTGGAGAGGGTCCACTTCGATAGGTATAACAAGCGGTTCGGAGGGGACGGGCTTCACGAGCGTCTCGAATGGGACGGCGAAGAGGAAGCCATTAAGGCCTTCAAGGAGGCTCATATTTATCCCACCATTGTGGAGACAGAGTGTCAAGAGGGCTCCATGTGCAGCTGGATGGCCACACTGCCCATACATGACTTTCATGGTACAGCGAATGGAATGCAAAAAAAG GAAGATGCAGATAGCGCAAAAGACtcagattaa
- the noc4l gene encoding nucleolar complex protein 4 homolog, translating into MAPSQKRNVKLAKAAQESAKTAKIDLNSRIDSILESRKYANEVFDVFEFLQSEKEKDVVKAVDACSNLFCTLLERKELFKGKLPAEDDALSGEYSAEDKYHIFMRHRYNNCVEMLLEQLSHELHAVQEASLCCLMKFAVREGQHPLEDLDWSEHYSFPRELMQAVVDRLLSRTMDNSLLISRFHEFLEQDDVRYYVMSSIRENMGHIMDKSKGEVMPVYQHNAFTLMSNISLPREESELSNFMVKQEAKHEDWKAAKLIEHKRTFERMWLGFLKYKLPSNMYKKVLVILHDAILPHMSKPTLMIDFLTAAYDVGGAISLLALNGLFVLIHEHNLDYPDFYKKLYNLLEPSIFHVKYRARFFHLANLFLSSSHLPVYLVAAFAKRLARLALTAPPTALLIVLPFIYNLIRRHPSCRVLIHKPSAEDEPLEDPYLMDEDDPAQCRALESSLWEIKTLQRHYHPDVAKTAMIINAPLSQQEDDISEVLEITTFELMERDLKKTMTKSIPLEFETATQLLSVGKDVLGQHFCLE; encoded by the exons ATGGCGCCCTCCCAGAAACGCAACGTGAAGCTGGCGAAAGCAGCACAAGAAAGTGCAAAAACAGCTAAAATTGATCTAAATAGTAGAATCGATAGTATACTTGAGAGCAGAAAATATGCCAATGAAGTTTTCGACGTATTTGAGTTTCTTCAG tcagaaaaagagaaagaTGTTGTCAAGGCTGTCGATGCGTGTAGCAATTTATTTTGCACACTGTTGGAACGAAAGGAGCTCTTTAAAGGCAAACTGCCAGCAGAAGACGACGCGCTAAGTG GCGAATATAGTGCTGAAGACAAATACCATATCTTTATGAGACACCGTTACAATAACTGTGTGGAGATGCTGCTTGAGCAACTTAGTCATGAGCTTCATGCGGTCCAG GAAGCTTCCCTGTGTTGCCTAATGAAGTTTGCAGTTCGAGAAGGACAACATCCCCTCGAGGACTTGGACTGGAGTGAACACTACAGTTTCCCCAGGGAACTGATGCAG GCGGTAGTGGACAGACTGCTGTCCCGAACGATGGACAACTCTCTGTTGATCTCTCGGTTCCATGAATTCCTTGAGCAAGATGATGTACGCTACTACGTTATGAGCTCCATCCGTGAGAACATGGGCCACATCATGGATAAAAGCAAAGGG GAAGTGATGCCTGTATATCAACACAACGCTTTCACTCTCATGTCCAACATCAGCTTGCCCAGGGAGGAGTCGGAGCTTTCCAACTTCATGGTCAAACAGGAAG CTAAACATGAAGACTGGAAAGCTGCTAAACTAATT GAACACAAACGTACCTTCGAGAGGATGTGGCTTGGCTTCCTCAAGTATAAG TTGCCGAGTAACATGTATAAAAAGGTCTTGGTGATCCTCCATGATGCCATTTTGCCCCACATGAGCAAACCCACGCTGATGATTGACTTCTTGACTGCAGCCTATGATGTtg GTGGAGCGATCAGCCTGTTGGCCCTCAATGGACTTTTTGTCCTTATACATGAACACAACCT AGATTACCCTGACTTCTACAAGAAATTGTATAATCTTCTCGAACCTTCCATTTTCCATGTCAAGTACAGAGCCCGCTTTTTCCATTTGGCCAACCTGTTCCTTAGTTCCAG CCACCTGCCAGTGTACCTCGTGGCTGCTTTTGCCAAACGCCTGGCCCGATTGGCCCTCACAGCCCCGCCCACAGCGCTCCTCATCGTGCTGCCCTTCATCTACAACCTGATCCGCCGCCACCCGTCCTGTCGGGTCCTCATTCACAAGCCCAGCGCAGAAGATG AGCCTTTGGAAGACCCATATCTAATGGATGAGGACGACCCCGCTCAGTGCCGTGCCTTAGAGAGTAGCCTTTGGGAAATTAAG actcTGCAGAGGCATTACCATCCAGATGTGGCCAAAACTGCCATGATAATAAACGCACCGTTGTCACAACAGGAGGATGACATAAGTGAGGTGCTTGAGATAACGACATTTGAG CTAATGGAGCGAGACTTGAAGAAGACCATGACCAAGAGCATCCCACTTGAGTTTGAAACTGCCACGCAGCTGCTGAGCGTCGGCAAAGATGTGTTGGGACAGCACTTCTGTCTGGAGTGA